In a single window of the Anaerocolumna cellulosilytica genome:
- the tcpF gene encoding conjugal transfer ATPase TcpF — translation MTYPIKYIENNLVWNHDGECFAYYELVPYNYSFLSPEQKFQVHDSFRQLIAQNRNGKIHALQISTESSIRAAQERSKQEVTGRLKEIAYKKIDQQTEALISMIGENQVDYRFFIGFKLLLNEQEVTVKNIEKDMANTFSDFIHDVNHKLMGDFVSMSNDEIGRFSKMEKLLENKISRRFKIRRLDKNDFGYLIEHLHGQSGTAYEDYEYPLPKKKLKGKTLVKRYDLIKPTRCLIEENQRYLKIEQEDSTTYAAYFTINSIVGELDFPSSEIFYYQQQQFTFPIDTSMNVEIVANKKALSTVRNKKKELKDLDNHAWESDNETSNNVMEALDTVNELETNLDQSKEAMYKLSYVVRVSAPDLEELKRRCNEVKDFYDDLSVKLVRPFGDMLGLHGEFLPASKRYMNDYIQYVTSDFLAGLGFGATQMLGENEGIYVGYSLDTGRNVYLKPALASQGVKGSVTNALAAAFVGSLGGGKSFSNNMIVYYSVLFGAQAVIVDPKAERGNWKETLPEIAEEINIVNLTSEDRNKGLLDPYVIMKNPKDSESLAIDILTFLTGISSRDGERFPVLRKAIRAVTNSEERGLLKVIEELRVENTPVSTSIADHIESFTDYDFAQLLFSNGEVTQSISLERQLNIIQVADLVLPDKETGFEEYTTMELLSVAMLIVISTFALDFIHTDRSIFKIVDLDEAWSFLQVAQGKTLSMKLVRAGRAMNAGVYFVTQNTDDLLDEKLKNNLGLKFAFRSTDINEIKKTLTFFGVDAEDENNQKRLRNLENGQCLISDLYGRVGVIQFHPIFEDLLHAFDTRPPVRKEVES, via the coding sequence ATGACCTATCCGATTAAATATATCGAAAACAATTTGGTCTGGAACCATGACGGGGAGTGCTTTGCATACTATGAGCTGGTTCCCTATAACTATTCGTTCCTAAGTCCAGAGCAGAAATTTCAGGTACACGATTCGTTCCGTCAGCTCATTGCACAAAACCGTAACGGAAAAATCCATGCGCTGCAAATCAGTACGGAATCCAGCATACGGGCGGCGCAGGAACGCTCCAAACAGGAAGTGACCGGAAGACTAAAGGAAATTGCCTATAAAAAAATTGACCAGCAGACGGAAGCCCTAATCTCCATGATTGGAGAAAATCAGGTGGACTACCGCTTCTTTATCGGGTTTAAGCTACTTTTAAATGAGCAGGAAGTCACGGTGAAAAACATCGAAAAAGACATGGCAAATACCTTTTCTGATTTTATCCATGATGTCAACCACAAGCTCATGGGGGACTTTGTTTCCATGAGCAATGATGAAATTGGACGTTTCTCTAAGATGGAAAAGCTGCTGGAAAATAAGATTTCCCGACGCTTCAAGATTCGCCGCTTAGACAAGAATGATTTTGGCTATCTTATCGAACATTTACACGGACAGTCCGGCACAGCCTATGAGGATTACGAATATCCGTTGCCAAAGAAAAAGCTGAAAGGAAAAACGCTGGTAAAGCGTTATGATCTGATTAAGCCTACCCGTTGCCTGATAGAAGAAAATCAGCGGTATTTGAAAATCGAACAGGAGGATTCCACCACCTACGCTGCTTATTTTACGATTAACTCCATTGTAGGGGAACTGGATTTTCCCTCTTCTGAAATCTTCTATTATCAACAGCAGCAATTTACCTTTCCCATTGATACCAGTATGAATGTGGAGATTGTAGCGAATAAAAAAGCCTTATCCACCGTCCGCAATAAGAAAAAGGAACTCAAAGACCTTGATAACCACGCATGGGAAAGTGACAACGAAACCAGCAACAACGTCATGGAAGCCTTGGATACGGTCAATGAGCTGGAAACAAATTTAGACCAGTCAAAGGAAGCCATGTATAAGCTCTCTTATGTCGTCAGGGTATCGGCTCCCGATTTGGAAGAACTGAAACGCCGCTGCAATGAGGTCAAGGATTTCTACGACGATTTAAGTGTGAAGCTTGTTCGTCCCTTTGGGGATATGCTGGGGTTACATGGCGAATTTCTTCCTGCCAGCAAGCGTTACATGAACGATTATATCCAATATGTGACCTCGGACTTTCTGGCTGGCTTGGGCTTTGGAGCAACACAAATGTTAGGAGAAAATGAGGGTATCTACGTAGGCTACAGTCTGGATACGGGAAGAAATGTGTATCTAAAACCTGCCCTTGCCAGTCAGGGAGTGAAAGGCTCCGTCACTAATGCCCTTGCTGCCGCTTTTGTAGGTTCTTTGGGTGGTGGTAAATCCTTTTCCAACAATATGATTGTGTACTATTCTGTATTGTTTGGCGCACAGGCAGTCATTGTAGACCCAAAGGCAGAACGTGGAAACTGGAAAGAAACCCTGCCGGAGATTGCAGAGGAAATCAATATTGTTAATCTCACCAGCGAAGACAGGAACAAAGGCTTGCTTGACCCTTACGTGATTATGAAAAATCCAAAGGATTCCGAAAGCCTTGCCATTGATATTTTAACCTTTCTCACAGGAATTTCCTCCCGTGATGGGGAACGCTTCCCTGTCCTTAGAAAAGCCATTCGTGCAGTAACAAACAGCGAAGAACGGGGATTATTAAAAGTCATTGAGGAATTGAGGGTAGAAAATACGCCAGTCAGTACCAGTATCGCTGACCATATCGAAAGCTTTACGGACTATGATTTTGCACAGCTTTTATTTTCCAACGGAGAAGTTACACAGTCCATCAGTCTGGAAAGGCAGTTGAATATTATACAAGTGGCAGATTTGGTATTGCCGGACAAAGAAACCGGATTTGAGGAATATACCACAATGGAGCTGCTTTCTGTCGCCATGCTTATTGTTATCAGTACCTTTGCCCTTGATTTTATCCATACAGACCGAAGCATTTTTAAGATTGTAGACCTTGATGAAGCATGGAGCTTTTTACAGGTAGCACAGGGCAAAACCTTATCTATGAAGCTGGTGCGTGCCGGACGTGCCATGAACGCCGGAGTTTATTTCGTGACCCAAAACACTGACGATTTACTGGACGAAAAGTTGAAGAACAATTTAGGGCTGAAATTTGCGTTTCGCTCTACGGACATCAATGAGATTAAGAAGACGCTAACCTTTTTCGGCGTGGACGCAGAGGACGAAAACAACCAGAAACGGTTACGTAATTTGGAAAACGGTCAATGCCTGATTAGTGATTTATATGGTCGTGTAGGCGTGATTCAGTTTCACCCGATTTTTGAAGATTTACTCCATGCCTTTGATACCCGTCCTCCGGTCAGAAAAGAGGTGGAATCATGA
- a CDS encoding CD3337/EF1877 family mobilome membrane protein, whose protein sequence is MTVFLILGIALFLLSALGTVAYAAGLVDDTVKAGNEYSRYPLDNYQLDFYVDNGWDWLPWNWLDGIGKQVMYGLYAITNFIWTISLYLSNATGYLVQEAYSLDFISDTADSIGKNIQTIAGVSTSGLSPDGFYSGFLLILILIVGIYVAYTGLIKRETTKAIHAVMNFVVVFILSAAFIAYAPDYIGKINDFSSDISNASLSLGTKIVMPDSESKGKDSVDLIRDSLFSIQAKQPWLLLQFDNSDSKEIGEERIDSLLSTSPDANNGKDREELVKEEIEEKDNTNLTITKTINRLGMVFFLFLFNIGISVFVFLLTGILIFSQVLFIIYAMFLPISFLLSMIPTFEGMSKRAITKLFNTILTRAGITLIITTAFSISTMLYTLSTGYPFFLVAFLQIVTFAGIYFKLGDLMSMFSLQSGDSQSVGRQIMRRPRMLMQAHMHRLQHKLGRSVAAMEKGQITGKKTGTSAGASASRATQADHTRPDREATVRPEQSSLGKRAGEMAGKVMDTKDRIRDTAGQLKEQAKDMPVNARYAIYNGRTQVSEGIQDFTSGVSQTRAARQEERQEKAQKRRKTISQRRSEMERARQQTTSHSFDSGKKAPKAGGSVHERPATAQTGQSRPIVDSPTQESRPTIQPEPARTTTQRPVVSAKGEQQRLAKVPDYQTARPKWQEEKQISSERQSTQRAVSSSQRERTFPVERQSVSSPAPIEKRGLRQSTQNRRFTVKREPKIKGSAIPPTSRKEELKP, encoded by the coding sequence ATGACCGTATTTTTAATACTGGGAATTGCCCTTTTTCTTTTATCCGCATTGGGAACGGTGGCATATGCCGCCGGACTGGTTGATGATACGGTGAAAGCCGGAAATGAGTACAGCCGATACCCATTAGATAATTACCAGCTTGATTTTTATGTGGATAACGGCTGGGACTGGCTTCCGTGGAACTGGCTGGACGGCATTGGAAAGCAGGTCATGTATGGGCTTTACGCCATTACCAATTTTATCTGGACAATCAGCTTGTACCTTTCCAATGCAACGGGCTATCTGGTACAGGAAGCCTATTCACTGGACTTTATCTCCGATACAGCAGATTCCATTGGAAAGAACATACAGACCATTGCCGGAGTAAGCACAAGCGGACTTTCCCCTGACGGCTTTTATAGTGGATTTTTGCTGATTCTCATTTTAATCGTGGGAATTTACGTTGCCTATACGGGGCTTATCAAACGGGAAACCACCAAAGCTATTCATGCGGTGATGAATTTTGTCGTGGTGTTTATACTGTCAGCAGCATTTATCGCCTATGCACCGGACTACATTGGAAAAATCAATGACTTTTCCTCGGACATCAGCAACGCCAGCTTATCATTAGGAACCAAAATTGTCATGCCAGATTCAGAAAGTAAGGGTAAAGACAGCGTTGACCTGATTCGTGACAGCCTGTTTTCCATACAGGCAAAACAGCCGTGGCTTTTATTACAGTTTGACAATTCAGACAGTAAAGAAATCGGAGAAGAACGGATTGACAGCCTGCTCTCTACCAGTCCTGACGCAAACAATGGCAAAGACAGAGAAGAACTTGTAAAAGAAGAAATTGAAGAGAAAGACAATACAAATCTTACCATCACAAAGACCATCAACCGCTTAGGTATGGTATTTTTCCTGTTTCTGTTTAATATCGGAATTTCGGTTTTTGTATTTTTACTGACAGGAATTTTAATTTTCTCACAGGTGCTTTTTATTATTTATGCCATGTTCTTGCCTATTAGTTTCCTGTTAAGCATGATTCCTACCTTTGAGGGAATGTCGAAGCGTGCCATTACAAAGCTATTTAATACGATTCTCACAAGAGCAGGAATCACACTAATTATTACTACGGCGTTTAGCATTTCCACCATGCTCTATACCCTGTCTACAGGGTATCCGTTCTTTTTGGTGGCATTTTTGCAGATAGTCACCTTTGCCGGAATCTATTTTAAGCTGGGGGATTTAATGAGTATGTTCTCCCTGCAAAGCGGCGATTCCCAAAGTGTTGGCAGACAGATAATGAGAAGACCCCGTATGCTTATGCAAGCCCATATGCACCGCTTGCAGCATAAGCTGGGGCGTTCCGTGGCTGCAATGGAAAAAGGTCAGATTACAGGCAAAAAGACCGGAACGAGTGCAGGTGCTTCCGCTTCCAGAGCAACGCAGGCAGACCATACCCGACCAGACAGGGAAGCTACTGTCAGACCGGAGCAATCCTCCTTGGGGAAACGTGCCGGAGAGATGGCAGGAAAGGTAATGGATACCAAAGACAGGATTCGAGATACCGCAGGACAACTAAAAGAGCAGGCAAAAGATATGCCCGTCAATGCCAGATATGCTATTTATAATGGAAGAACGCAGGTATCGGAGGGGATACAGGATTTCACCTCCGGCGTGTCACAGACCAGAGCAGCCAGACAGGAGGAGCGGCAGGAAAAAGCCCAAAAGCGGAGAAAAACCATATCACAGCGTAGGTCAGAAATGGAACGGGCAAGGCAGCAAACAACTTCTCATTCATTTGATTCAGGTAAAAAAGCACCAAAAGCTGGCGGTTCAGTTCATGAAAGACCTGCTACTGCTCAAACCGGGCAATCCCGTCCGATAGTTGACAGTCCGACACAAGAGAGCAGACCTACCATACAGCCGGAACCTGCCAGAACCACCACCCAAAGACCTGTGGTTTCTGCTAAAGGGGAGCAACAAAGGCTCGCCAAAGTACCCGACTATCAGACTGCACGACCAAAATGGCAGGAAGAGAAACAAATTTCTTCTGAAAGGCAGTCCACACAAAGAGCCGTTTCTTCCAGTCAGAGGGAACGTACCTTTCCTGTAGAACGGCAGTCTGTCAGCTCTCCTGCGCCCATTGAAAAACGGGGTTTACGGCAATCTACCCAAAACCGCAGGTTTACTGTAAAACGGGAACCGAAAATAAAGGGTTCTGCCATTCCTCCGACCAGCAGAAAGGAGGAGCTAAAGCCATGA
- a CDS encoding antirestriction protein ArdA: MQVYISNLGKYNEGELVGAWFTPPIDPEDVNEKIGLNSEYEEYAIHDYELPFDINEYTSIEDINHLCALAEELSGTPMESEMKEIQQAFFGSFEEMAEHADDIICYPDCDDMADVARYFIEETGALGEVPVRLQNYIDYEAYGRDLELDGNFLVTAHGVFEYAG; the protein is encoded by the coding sequence ATGCAGGTTTATATCTCGAACCTCGGCAAATACAATGAGGGTGAATTGGTTGGTGCATGGTTTACCCCTCCCATTGACCCCGAAGACGTAAATGAAAAAATCGGGCTGAACAGTGAATATGAGGAATACGCAATCCATGATTATGAGTTGCCGTTTGATATTAACGAGTATACGTCCATTGAGGACATTAATCACCTGTGTGCTTTGGCGGAAGAACTCTCCGGCACACCTATGGAATCGGAAATGAAAGAGATTCAGCAAGCCTTTTTTGGCAGCTTTGAAGAAATGGCAGAACACGCAGACGATATTATCTGTTACCCCGATTGTGACGATATGGCAGACGTGGCACGCTATTTCATTGAGGAAACGGGAGCCTTGGGCGAAGTGCCTGTCCGTCTTCAAAACTACATTGACTATGAAGCATATGGACGTGACTTAGAGCTGGACGGCAACTTTCTTGTTACAGCTCATGGTGTATTCGAGTACGCAGGATAA
- the mobT gene encoding MobT family relaxase encodes MGGILLNYKTWIQELRKKRSAYGVSQRRLAVAAGITRQYLSDMETGKIVPSEELQASILEALERFNPDSPLEMLFDYVRIRFPTLDVKHIVQDVLKLKLSYLLHEDYGFYSYAEHYSLGDIFVLVSPEQEKGVLLELKGRGCRQFESYLLAQERNWYDFFMDCLVEGGVMKRLDLAINDKAGILNIPNLTEKCRKEECISVFRSFKSYRSGELVRREEKECMGNTLYIGSLQSEVYFCIYEKDYEQYKKNDIPIEEAEVKNRFEIRLKNERAYHALRDLLYYDNPERTAFKIINRYVRFVDRDNTKPRSDWKLNEEWAWFIGENRESMKLTTKPEPYSFQRTLNWLSHQVAPTLKVAMKLDELNHTQVVKDIIAHAKLTERHRTILKQQTASAKELIVKETDTAL; translated from the coding sequence ATGGGAGGGATTTTACTGAATTACAAAACATGGATACAGGAATTACGGAAAAAGCGTTCCGCTTACGGTGTGTCCCAAAGAAGACTTGCGGTAGCTGCCGGAATCACACGCCAGTATTTAAGCGATATGGAAACCGGAAAGATAGTTCCATCAGAGGAATTGCAGGCGTCCATTTTGGAAGCACTGGAACGGTTTAATCCCGATTCTCCGCTGGAAATGCTCTTTGACTATGTGCGGATTCGATTTCCAACGCTGGACGTAAAACACATTGTTCAGGACGTTTTGAAGTTGAAGCTGTCCTATCTGCTCCATGAGGATTACGGTTTTTATTCCTATGCAGAGCATTATTCACTGGGCGATATTTTTGTACTGGTATCCCCCGAACAGGAAAAAGGCGTTCTGTTAGAGCTAAAGGGGCGTGGCTGCCGCCAGTTTGAAAGCTATCTGCTGGCACAGGAACGAAACTGGTATGATTTTTTCATGGATTGTCTGGTTGAGGGTGGTGTGATGAAGCGGCTTGACCTTGCCATTAATGACAAGGCAGGCATTTTAAATATTCCAAACCTGACAGAAAAATGCCGAAAAGAAGAATGTATTTCGGTCTTTCGTAGCTTTAAAAGTTACCGCAGCGGCGAACTGGTACGGCGTGAGGAAAAAGAATGTATGGGAAATACGCTTTATATCGGTTCTTTGCAGAGTGAAGTATACTTTTGCATTTATGAAAAGGATTATGAGCAGTACAAGAAAAATGATATTCCTATAGAAGAAGCCGAAGTGAAAAACCGTTTTGAAATCCGGCTGAAAAATGAGCGTGCCTATCATGCCTTACGTGACCTGCTTTATTATGACAATCCAGAACGCACCGCTTTTAAGATTATCAACCGATATGTCCGGTTTGTGGATAGGGATAATACAAAGCCCCGTTCCGACTGGAAGCTCAATGAAGAATGGGCGTGGTTTATCGGGGAGAATCGGGAAAGTATGAAGCTGACCACGAAGCCGGAGCCGTATTCCTTTCAACGTACCTTAAACTGGCTTTCCCATCAGGTAGCCCCCACGTTAAAGGTAGCCATGAAATTAGATGAACTCAATCATACGCAGGTGGTAAAGGACATTATCGCTCATGCAAAGTTGACGGAACGGCACAGAACCATTTTGAAACAGCAAACTGCTTCTGCAAAGGAACTGATAGTAAAAGAAACGGACACTGCCCTGTAA
- a CDS encoding conjugal transfer protein, translated as MNLRKKQGQPEQVKEKKLRVYKVNTHKKTVIALWVLLAVSFCFAVYKNFTAIDVHTVHETKVVEEKVVDTHKIENFVEDFAKVYYSWEQTAASLDNRNDAIKHYLTAELQALNTDTIRKDIPVSSAVKAVQIWSVSQDGENQFKVTYTVDQLITEGENKKTVRSAYEVVVYVDSSGNMVITKNPTICSVPEKSGYEPKAKESDGTVDAATTNEINEFLTTFFKLYPTATEKELSYYVNDGVLKPIGKDYVFSELINPIYNRSGNQVTVSLSVNYLDNQTKATQISQFDLVLEKDGNWKIIK; from the coding sequence ATGAATTTGAGAAAAAAGCAAGGACAGCCAGAGCAAGTAAAAGAGAAAAAACTCCGTGTTTACAAAGTAAATACCCACAAAAAAACAGTCATAGCCTTGTGGGTGCTTCTGGCAGTTAGCTTCTGCTTTGCAGTCTATAAGAATTTTACCGCAATTGACGTACACACGGTTCATGAAACAAAGGTAGTGGAAGAAAAAGTGGTGGATACCCATAAGATAGAAAACTTTGTAGAAGATTTCGCCAAAGTTTATTATTCTTGGGAACAGACGGCAGCTTCCCTTGATAACCGGAATGACGCTATCAAGCATTATCTGACCGCAGAATTACAGGCACTCAATACCGATACTATCCGAAAGGACATTCCGGTTTCCTCTGCCGTCAAAGCAGTGCAGATTTGGTCTGTGTCACAGGACGGAGAAAACCAGTTTAAAGTAACGTACACAGTAGACCAGTTGATTACAGAGGGGGAAAATAAAAAGACGGTACGCTCTGCTTATGAAGTAGTAGTTTATGTTGATAGCTCTGGAAATATGGTTATCACAAAGAATCCCACCATTTGCAGCGTACCTGAAAAATCCGGCTATGAGCCAAAAGCAAAGGAAAGTGACGGAACGGTAGACGCAGCAACGACCAATGAAATCAATGAGTTTTTAACCACGTTCTTTAAGCTCTACCCCACCGCTACGGAAAAAGAGCTGTCTTATTATGTGAATGACGGTGTGTTAAAACCAATTGGGAAAGATTATGTATTTTCCGAGCTGATAAATCCCATTTATAACCGAAGCGGCAATCAGGTCACAGTTTCACTGTCGGTCAATTATCTGGACAACCAAACAAAGGCAACGCAAATATCACAATTTGATTTGGTACTAGAAAAAGACGGAAATTGGAAAATTATAAAATAA
- a CDS encoding bifunctional lytic transglycosylase/C40 family peptidase, translated as MRGKHILIAFSGVFLLIFSLLLLVVVLFSEEEDGGHDLSYGGANVSAEVLAHKPMLEKYAREYGIEDYINVLLAIIQVESGGTLEDVMQSSESMGLPPNTLSTEESIKQGCKYFASLLESAKAKGCDLNSVIQSYNYGGGFLDYVARRGKKYTLPLAENFSKEQSNGVKVSYSNPVAVQKNGGWRYNYGNMFYVLLVSEYLTVAQFDDETIQAVMVEALKYQGWRYVYGGASPTTSFDCSGLIQWCYGKAGISLPRTAQEQYDVTQHIPLSEAKAGDLVFFQGTYDAGTYITHVGIYQGNNRMFHAGDPIGYTDLTSSYWQQHLVGAGRIKR; from the coding sequence ATGAGAGGAAAGCATATCCTGATTGCTTTTTCCGGAGTGTTCCTCTTGATTTTTTCTCTTCTTTTGCTGGTGGTAGTTCTTTTTTCGGAGGAAGAAGACGGAGGACATGACCTGTCATACGGGGGTGCAAATGTATCAGCGGAAGTGCTGGCACACAAGCCAATGTTAGAAAAGTACGCCAGAGAATACGGCATAGAGGATTACATCAATGTGCTGCTTGCAATTATACAGGTGGAATCTGGCGGTACATTAGAGGACGTAATGCAATCCTCGGAATCTATGGGCTTGCCGCCAAACACGTTGAGTACAGAGGAATCCATCAAACAGGGGTGCAAATATTTTGCTTCCCTGCTGGAATCTGCAAAAGCAAAGGGCTGTGACTTAAATTCTGTTATCCAGTCCTATAACTATGGCGGCGGCTTTCTTGATTATGTGGCAAGGCGTGGAAAGAAGTACACCTTGCCCCTTGCAGAGAATTTTTCTAAAGAACAGTCAAACGGCGTGAAAGTATCTTATTCCAATCCGGTGGCTGTCCAGAAAAATGGCGGCTGGCGGTACAACTATGGAAATATGTTCTATGTATTGTTGGTGTCGGAATATCTGACCGTGGCACAATTTGATGATGAAACGATACAGGCAGTTATGGTGGAAGCTCTAAAATATCAGGGGTGGAGGTATGTATACGGCGGTGCTTCCCCCACTACTTCCTTTGATTGCAGCGGTCTGATTCAGTGGTGTTATGGAAAAGCAGGAATTTCCCTTCCACGAACAGCACAAGAGCAGTACGACGTGACCCAGCATATCCCTTTATCCGAAGCAAAGGCTGGCGATTTGGTCTTTTTTCAAGGTACCTATGACGCAGGTACCTACATTACCCATGTGGGGATATATCAAGGAAATAACCGTATGTTCCATGCCGGTGACCCAATCGGCTATACCGATTTAACCAGTTCTTATTGGCAGCAACATTTAGTTGGTGCAGGAAGAATCAAACGATAG
- a CDS encoding helix-turn-helix transcriptional regulator: MKREVEKYDFKAFGQAIKAARKSKGISRNQLADQMHIAPRYIASIENSGQHPSLQIFYELVTLLDVSVDQFFFPNKETDKSTQRRQLESLLDDISDKGLRIVTATAKEIKEVETEDE, encoded by the coding sequence ATGAAGCGAGAAGTTGAAAAATACGATTTTAAGGCTTTCGGTCAAGCCATAAAAGCAGCAAGAAAATCAAAGGGAATATCAAGGAATCAATTAGCAGACCAAATGCACATTGCTCCTCGGTATATTGCGTCGATTGAAAACAGTGGACAGCACCCAAGCCTGCAAATTTTTTATGAACTCGTCACTCTTTTAGATGTATCGGTAGACCAATTCTTTTTTCCAAACAAGGAAACAGACAAATCCACGCAGCGCAGACAGCTTGAAAGCCTGCTTGATGATATAAGCGATAAGGGATTGAGGATAGTTACCGCCACGGCAAAAGAGATAAAGGAAGTCGAAACAGAGGACGAATGA
- a CDS encoding conjugal transfer protein, whose translation MKKIRSYTSIWSVEKVLYSINDFKLPFPITFTQMTWFVVSLFFVILFGNLPPLSLIDGAFLKYFGIPLALTWFMSQKTFDGKKPYGFLKSVMTYLARPKITYAGKPVKLQTKRHTEAITAVRSEIYDLSD comes from the coding sequence ATGAAGAAAATACGAAGCTACACCAGTATCTGGTCGGTGGAAAAAGTGCTGTATTCCATCAATGACTTTAAGCTGCCGTTTCCCATCACCTTTACCCAAATGACATGGTTTGTGGTGTCTCTGTTTTTCGTAATACTTTTTGGCAATCTGCCACCGCTTTCCCTGATAGACGGGGCTTTTCTCAAATACTTTGGGATTCCTCTTGCCCTCACCTGGTTCATGAGCCAGAAAACCTTTGATGGAAAGAAGCCTTACGGTTTTCTAAAATCTGTCATGACCTATCTGGCACGCCCCAAAATCACCTATGCCGGAAAGCCTGTGAAGCTGCAAACAAAGCGGCATACCGAAGCCATCACGGCAGTTAGGAGTGAAATCTATGACCTATCCGATTAA